The Zygotorulaspora mrakii chromosome 4, complete sequence nucleotide sequence AAATTACACATCTGGCAGTATATGTTTATTGTTTATGGAGCTGTCACGATTTCTTTGGTCTAGTCACTTACCTTGTTGTTCCAAAAGACATTGAGTCAGCTTGGTTCCtcaacaaaaaagagaaggaGTGTGCAGTTGCAAGAATTGCTACAAACCAGACCGGTATCCACATCGGTGTGGACCGCTTGGAATGGTCACAGATGCGTGAAAGTATTTTCGATGCAAAATACTGGCTCATCATagtcttcatcatcgtgCAGAACTTTGTTAACTCTGGTATCACGAATTTCAACaccttcatcatcagagGGTTTGGATTCTCCAATTTCAGAACTATGCTTCTAGCCACTCCTCAAGCAAGTGTTGCTATGGTTGTTTCACTTTTGGCAGCAGCGGCAACCTATTTCATAAAAAACATAAGATGTGTTTTGATTTGCTTTACCTCAGCAGTTACAATGACGGGTATTATAatgatttggaaaatatccCCAGAAACACACAGAAGTGCCTGTCTGGCGGCAATATATATTTGCGGTTTCTTCAATACTCCTTATGTTCTTGCGCTGTCTCTATTCTCGTCAAATACCAGTGGAGACACCAAAAAAGCGTTTACTTCTTTCAGTGTTGGTGTGTTTTACGCATTAGGAAATTTAATAGGCCCTCAATTTTTCCTGAACTCCGAAAGTCCCACTTACCAGACTGGTATCAAGGCTATGCTGGCAGCCTGTGTTATCATGATGTTCTGTGCCTCATCTTATGCCATTCTCTGCACTTTGGAAAACAGAAAGAGGGATAGAGAGCATTTAGAAGACCCTCAGAATGTTATAACTTCCATAGAGATTGGTGAAGAGGTCGACAGACAAAACTTGACAGATGTCCAAAACAGACATTTCCGCTACACGATATAAGCGCGTCTGTTGAATCCAAGAGGGAAGTATAGAAGGAGAAGGATCGTAAGTATTTTAATTATtacatatttcaacaaatttattctttgataataaaaatgagCACTCTCGACCTTGTGTCAACCTTGGATATAGCACTGAAATGGTAATAGTCTACCATTCACAATGTGATATTCTTCGGCCCACAGTATACACCGTAAGGCGTCTTATGGGAGCTGAGATTCTTTTAAAAGATGGTGGCAGCGGAtactattttgaaatatatttttccgAGAGGGCCTGTCCATCATCAGCGTGGTTAAATTTCTGCCGTTCGTAGGTAACCTTATTGACTCTACGTGAAAATCACATTTGCGGACCTCGATTTCCGAAAGTGTCGGAAAAATATAAGATAAGACCGGTATTCCATTTGATCATAATAAGAAACGCCGATAGTGAGTCGAGCTTATGcctagaaaaaaaaataataatatttaAAAGTACGGAGATGTTTGAGTTGTAGCTAGCCGCATAGTTAAAGTGAAATTAGTTAAGATCGAACCATGATGGATTGCAATAAAAATCTGTggataaaaatttggaatcatCCAATCGTTACATACTTGAAGACACAATGGTTCACTTTTTGTCTGGcgattttcatcatcatagCTAGATTTGCACCTAATTTTGCGGCTAATGGAGGTCTGATCAAGGCACAGTACACCATTGGGTACGGTGCCGTTGCATGGATATTTCTACAGAGCGGGATTAGTATGAAGACATCGAAGCTATTAGTCAATATGGGTAACTGGAGAGCACATCTGGTAATATTTATAATGAGCTTTCTAATAACGTCTTCTATAATTTATGGCTTCTGCTGTGCGATAAAAGCGTCTAATAACCATAATATCGACGAATGGGTTCTCGTTGGTCTCCTTGTTACGGCAACCTGCCCTACAACTGTTGCGTCTAACGTCGTTTTAACCACGAACGCTGGTGGTAATGAGTTGCTTTCAGTATGTGAGGTATTCTTGGGGAATACTCTAGGTGCTTTTATCACGCCAGCTTTGGTTCAAATGTACACTAGATCAGGACCTTTCCAATTCGGCAATCCCGCCGGAGCGCAAGGTATCGCAGCATTATATGGTCGTGTGATGAAACAGGTTGGGCTAACGGTATTTCTTCCGTTACTGGTGGGGCAACTAATTCAAAACTTTCTACCAAAAATATCGGAGGCATATCTGAATTTTCTAAAACGATATCATATCAAAATTGGAACTATCATGCTTCTACTCGTTATGTTTAGCTCATTTTCCACTGCATTCAAACAGGGGGCTTTTACAAGCGTACCGCATGTGTGCATCATATTTCTCTGTTTTTTTAACTTCGGCGTATACGTTTTCTTCACTGGGATTTGTTTCGTTTTCGCACGGCCATTCTTTATTCCAATGCTCTTTCCAACAGAGCCAATCTACGGCGAATCATCGAAAACGTACTATTATTCATATAAGATTTTCAAACCATTCTACTATTGCAAGAGAGATTCCATATGCATTATGTTCTGCGGTGCTTCAAAAACAGCGGCACTAGGAGTATCATTGATTACTTCTCAATATGCCAACGACAATGATAATTTAGGTAAGCTGCTAGTCCCGTTGGTTTTATACCAAAGTCAGCAGGTAATCACAGCTAGTTTGTTTGTGCCGCTTCTTAAAAAATGGTGCAGCGATGAGCAACCCGATGTTGTAGAGCTGCAAAGTCGAGAATACGACATAGAAAATAAGTTATCGAAAGTCGAGGAAACTGCAACTACAAACTCAATGGAGTCGTGAGGAAACTAACACCTTGGTGCTAATATATAGCTTTCATTTTGCAGTGCTAATCATGATATTGCGATCTTTGGTTTTGATTTGTGCTGTTCTTCACTATACCGTTTCGATAATTTCCAAACAATCCCCACCACATCAACACTTTCCTCAGATCGCAAGTGGTGCACCTCTGGCTGTCTGTTTGTGAGATAAGATTCATTTATGATTCGAACTTTGCACTCTGCTCCTGTCACCGAGATTCTTtacagctttttttttcaaaaagttttacAAACCTGCATATGAATTGAGTGAACGGAAAACGGAGCTTCTGATTTGAACGGCTGTGACCGACATATATGTCCCGACCAACAGTGACTCTGGAGATGATAGGTGCtttcttcaacaagatATAGGGTAAtgcaataaaaaaatagtaACTTCATCGACACTCACATCTAAACTTATCGAATGCCATTCTCAAATTGTGTCTAGTTTTCCGTATCCTTTTCATTCCTATCGTAATCGATATAGTTCGAAAACTCTActggaaagaagaagattttcaCTGTGAAGGGAGTTCGCAAACGAGAACACAGGACTAGGCTCGGAAAGTGGGATAAAATACCGAAAAGAGAACAACTTCGTAATACCAACCTATATGTAGTGGTGTCTGATGATATGTCCTTTATTTGCATTTGAACGAAATCTCATCACTGTCGGTATAATTGCCGTGAATAGAATACCGATAGGGATACGATTTCACAGggaaaattcaaagaacaAGGAGATACCGCAGCAAAAGAAGTGATAtagtgatgaaaattttaccGCTAGCAATCATCAAAGCGACCGCTGCCAAGTAAACCCTGAAACTAAGAGATAGATTACGGGATCATTTTCTTGTGGCGGTCTTTTCTACCTTTTTGTTGAGATGTGGAATGTGAGGTAGTTTAGTGCGTCACAAATGAACTTCACAATCAACTTAGATCGTTTACCAAGACGATCGCAAATGCTATTGCATTATTTACATGCTCTAGATATATAGATTATTGTAAATTGTATTACTAAATTCCAGAAAAATGCAAACATTAGGTCATCTGATATACTCCACCGAAACGAGGGGcattcaaaattatacCATTTAGAATACCCGCTATCAATCCTGCAATTGGAAGAGTTAAGAACCAGCCAGAGTAGCACCATGCGACCATCCTCCAGTTGACCGATTTAAGATCCTTATTACATAACCCAACAGCAACAATTCCACCTACTGCGATCTGTGTAGTGGATGTCGGTATAGCCAACTGTGTGGCCATAACAGTTGTGATAGCAGCAGCAAGTTCGATCGAGAAGCCTCTTGAGGGTGATTGCAAAATCATTTTATTCCCCAagtttttgataatattgTAGCCATATGTCCAACAGCCGAGAACTATCGCGGCACCAGCGTACGCCAAAACCCATACAGGAACATCAGATTCTGCAGCTATAGTATTTGTTCTCCAAATTTCATAAACCGCAGATAGAGGAGCAGTGGCGTTGGCTACGTCGTTAGCACCATGCGCAAACGACATGGTAGCTGCCGTAATAGCTTGTAATACAGAGTAAACATATTCCACTCGGTTATCGTAGAATTTAGATCTTTTGTACATATCTTGAAGATCACCGGAAAGCATATCCTTATCGTTAACCTGAGCACTGATAACATCCTGGGTCCAGCCATGTGAAACAAGTAACCACGCTAGCCGAGGCCATTTTTTGGGGCCCTGTTTCAGCAGCGACCACCAATATTGTTTTGttgacattttttcttcagccGATGTTTCAGCCCTAattatatttatttcttccaCGATGTCTTCTTGAGGTTTTCTAGCTGTATTGTGATTGGTACCTGATGAAGCGCTCTCTGCAGCCTTActttcctcatcttcaacaCATAATGTCTCGCCAGCACCCCTTCTTCCTTCATAATAGTCAATAGTCAACTGATGCCCCTCTGGCATAGGGGGGATACCGTCTTTagatttgaaataaaaaaccGGGCCTCGTAGAATATCGATTAATTTTAATGTCCAATCTTGATCCAaaacttttcttctgtAGTATGGATAGAAAAAGATAAAGTAAATGACCGAAGCTACTACTCCGGTAAGAATGATTGAAACTGCTGTCTCGGTGCCTGACAGATCATCCAGGTGCAAATTCGGTGAGCCCCTCCAAACAATTAGCATGGTTAATATAGAGAAAGTAGCAAACACTAAGAACCCCACCAACAATAGCGCATTTTTAATCGATCGCTCCAGTGATTTAATATCCAAAACAACGAGTTTCGAAAGTACAAAAACTATAGCTGCAATACAGCCTGCCAAAACAGGAGCAATGAACCAAGAAGCGATGATCTGAGAGACTCCACTCCAGCCCCAAATGATACCAGAGGCTCCTCCGGCGGCGATACCAGCACCGATAGTTCCACCTACAATAGAGTGTGTTGTCGAGACCGGTAGACCAATTGAAGTGGCAATTGTCAACCAGCAAGCAGATCCAACTAAAGCACATGCCATTGTCACCATCAAAACAGCGGGATCATTTTCGAAAATACTTGCGTCGACGATATTGTTTCTTATAGTACCTGATACTCTTGCCCCTGCTAGCACCGCACCTAAAAACTCGCAAATAGCAGCCAAGACCATCGCCTGCCAATACTTAAGGGATCGTGATGAGatggaagaagcaaaagaattggaaacATCGTTGGCCCCAATGTTAAATGCATccaaaaatgcaaatatCATGGTGATGGCAAAGATGTAATCGAACTGATGTAACACCATATTTCACTATTTAGTAGTGTTATGGTCACTTCCTGACTTGACTTGCATTAATGGGATTAATGAcgaaagaaaaatcataatCAATTAATGTGCTCCGTTTTATATCTGTTATTCGAGACATTTTGGTGGAGAGGTGAACTATGAGCTGCAATTTCTTTGGAGTTTTTTCTCACCACGTTCACTTTTCATATGTGCGAGACTAGTACTTGTCATCGATTGTATCACCGCGTAAACCAAGGGTCCTTTGTGCCTGTGAATTCTCAAGCGTTGTCGATTTGCACTGCCACACCACGTGCCCCTGACTTGTAATAAAAACTTTTTAGTGGACATGTTTCCCTGATAGATCCACGCGCGTATTCTGAGAGGGGTCCAGTACAGGGTCTAAAAGAAGGGTCCGGTACAGGGTCCAAAAGAAAGGGTCCAAAGAAAGGGTCCAAGTGGTAATTACCAACGTGGGTACAGATGCTAAACTAAAAATTTCTCTCGATTTGGCATTTCGGACACTACTTTATCATGTCAATACAATGTCTGGTAAAGTCGCTGCGTAAGAGCAATTACTTCGCATACCCCATAGTAACACCAAAAATATCAGGAGAAACTAGGCTTTTGTCTTATCATGGCATACTGCTTCTTTGAttaaaaaacaagaaagtTGAGGCTGAGAAGAATTCGCGATTGCCTAAGCATATTTAGTCGGGTAAATTTGCTGGAACATGAATCCTAGCCATCAACGTTGTCGTGTCTAGTTAACTAAAGTACTTGACATAAGCATTCTTTAGATCTtagtttttttaaaattacAATAATCTCTGATAATACTGAAGAAAGGAATTTGCCCCAAATAATCTAAAAGCCGCCCTTCTAATACCAACAGCCAAAGAAACCTTTTAGAAGAACTTATTCTCTTCTTTGACCGATTCAAATTGTGTATGAGAATATGAAAGAGTATTGACGCGCTGCTTCAAACTGGTGGAGTCTCTTTCCCCGCAACTATGCCAACGTCAGGCTGTACCTCGCCAGTAGCCCTTACCGTGATATATAGCTGCCCCACTTGACATGTTTTGATGCATCACATATTGGATATTCCTCGTGAATCAGTCAGCCGCGATAGGGAAGAAATCCTGCCGAGAATGGACTTATAAATTCGATCAGGGCTGCCTTTTTCCGACTTGTGTATTGGGGAGGAGTGAATCCTTctgctattttttttcaagtgaGATGCAAGCAAAACATTTTTGCGATTACCTTTACTTCATTTAAACATTTCAGAGTATTTAATGAGCTTATCCAAAGATCCAACGAGTTGCGGGATGCATTGTTGGTGAGAATCTAAATATTTGGCCATCAAGCAGAATTGATCATGCACCGAGAGCACTCTTGATGAATAGTGCTTATCGAATGAGAGGAACGGTTCGTATTGTTCTGTTGTTAGCTTAAATGGTCTGGTAACACTTTTCTAGGTGTTCCGACATCTTTTTGTGTTTTAATAAAAACAGTTTTCCAGCAAGTGCGAACTTCCCTCTTTTCAGTGGATTTGTGAGGCACTGACACACCTCTAGTCAATTATTCTGATACTGTATTTGCAGTAGGTACTCCATTGGTTACACATTCTCATGTATGCAGCGTCGaatgcatttttttgaaaagcatGGAAATTGTATtcgaaagaagaaatcggTTTTTGTCGTTAATGCCGAACACATTACGAAGAATTGAGCATCCTCGGAGGGAAAAACAGTTGCCTGAAACAGACTAGTAAAGAGAAGTCGCAACACTGTTTGCAGCAGATGTATCCTACGAAAATGGatagaaaaagaattgatcgGACAACTGTGAAGATTTTGCTGATCAAAGGGCAGCTACTTTTGCTTTATGTCTTGCAATTTGCTATAACTATTTCTTTATCGTTCAAGtctttttgtatttttgagTGCTTTGTCGAAGCTGAATAGTACGAGGTAGTGGTATCTCAAACGGGAAGAGTTCTAAGATGGCCCATAGTACTAAATGACCTCTTTCAGATAAGCCTTCTCTGTTAAGATTTTTATTGTTTCATAAACCGAGCCGTTCAAATGAGCAAGAAAATGCTTCGATTCGGTTTCTGGATCTTGAATTACTTATTTTCTACGCCAAAACAAtaattttcctttttaaCCCAAATTCTGAGAAGAGCTTACAACCAGTCTTTTTTTACCACTggcaattttgaaagtgacaaaaaaaaagatattaGAAGCGCATAAGGTGCAGAAGAAACAGATAAAGATTATTTGAGCTATGtcgaaaaggaaaattaCTGTTAGAATATGTTACAAAAAGAATGGTGCCTTGTTTATGTGAATGTATATATAGTTATAATTGTCCTTCTTAAAGAATAAGTAGGTTGAAGTTCTGTTGGATAACAGCAATAACTTTTTTACGGCTGTCCACATTGATTTGTAATTAATTtgccattgaaaaaaaagatggtGACCATTAGTAAAATACATATAAAAATGGGAATTGAAATCATATTGTGTGGAAAGGTAAAAGCAGCAGCCTTCTGGTCTACTATTCCTTTTTATGGGTTATCTAGAGAATCGCTACGCCTCTATGGTATATACAATCTTCGGAGAGCGACTTATTGCCACTTATTTTGCCCTCTAAAACAAATAATGTAAAACTCAGTCCCAGAACTCCTTGTTGAACTCAAagcttttttcttgaggagaaaaaagcaaattcATAATGATATGTAATAAATTACCGCTTTAAATCTTCTTAAACTCATGCCCTTATTGATGACTCGTTTCTGAGCATATGGGTTCTCTAAGTGTCTTTTAACTGTGTCAGAGCATGTTAAATTAATTGAAAACAGCCATGGCTGTATGACTTCTGGAGCGTGAGGCTTGTCGTTTGTTCTACAAGCCTCGTGTGTACTTTTTGTTTAGCACGTTTtccgaaaaaaaattcatatGCCTGGGATACTCCGGGACAATTTTTCTATGAGTGagatcttgaaaaaaaagcagaaaaacaTTGGAGCAGCCACTCCGAATTATTATCTTCTAAATAAAGGTAAAACAACTTTCCAAAAACGAATCAATTTTCAGCATAGTTTCTAAATCGCAGTCCTGTGAAACTCTCAACTTCTGTGCTAAGCAGCAGTTGATATTTAGAATATACACAAATCCTATCTGCCCTCCTaacatttttgatttattcAAACAAATGGCGTAAATACCATCAAATGCAAAAAGGTTGAAATTACAATTTAAAAGTATCCCGAAAACGGAAACACACTCATTTGAGGTTTGATTaaatttgcattttttcgaaaaaaagacctgtttcattttcaagaatttagTTACTAATTTCGTATCATTAACCCAAAGTTAATACCAGTTTGGTAGTTCCTAATGCCTTTTTCTTCTAGAAATTTATCTAAAGCAAAAATtgctgaagatgaaaaagttATAGCGGGACAAGAAGGAACACGCAAGAACTTCGGAGCTCCACGAAACACCAGGCGTGCTTCAGAGACTGACAGAGATTTCACCCTTTGAAAATTCGCTGACGAGAAGGTGAACGTACTTCTCCATGCacgattttttgaaattttcataaaACGAATGATTAACAAACTAAATGTCCACACAGCAACCTAATTCTCGTTTATGTGAACCTATTGAATAAAACATGCGATCTTTCAGCCTGATTCTCgtataaaaaatttcagacGTGTACGATCGAGCACGTCTTTGGAGCCCCTATTTCCAACGAGGGTTGATTCTCGAGGACTGATTCTCGAGGACTGATTCTCGAAGGTTGATCCTCGAAGGTTGCTTTCGACAGATCGGGCACAGAACGCATTTTCGGCGGAAAGAAGAGCGGTAGGTTGCGATCGAAAGAGGAAATTTGCTCTCTTTAAGCCCGAAACAACTGTTAGAAAGCGAGCATTCTTGgaaccaaaaaaaactacCTAAATGAGACaaccaaaaaaagagagaattCCAATCATGTAGGAGATGTGTTCGAACTTCTCAGCACGTTCATAGAACGACTCGTACGCAGGCAATGGAATAGAGAATGCCGAATGCCAGCAGTAGAATGAACgataaaacaaatttaCTTGTGTTTGGGAAATTCACCATTTACAAAGTAAAactttttccaaagctCAAGATAGTTTTCCTaatgcaaaattttcatctctttagGAAATATGCATTGACAGGAAATTTTGTATCATGTTGCAGCTCCTCTATCAGGAAATATATTCCTTTCACTCCTCTTCAGAGAATAAGGATGCATCTTTGAGACTTCATTCATTGCACTAAAGCAGCAAGTATCAAATGGTCACTGAAGAACGCTACTGCATTGATACAAATAATTCCAGCAAGGGAGCTTTGTTCCAATTTTGGCTTTGCTTTTGGTGCAACCTCTGTCTAGAAAGGAAAGTTTCTGCAGAAGGCACGCTTTCCTCCCATAGGTCAAGAAAAGGGCTATCTTTATCCTCCCTCAAGTGCtggaagaaagaagaggatATTTTATTCAGTTTGGGGTGAACTAACCAGTTATAAATTTTCAGCGACATTTAAACAGGGTGAATTTAAATTTCATAAAAGGAAATAAGTTATCACTTACTTTTGCAACAAGGTCTTGCGTGCTTAACAGTGACCAACTGCTTTGCTGACCTATTACACGGTAACCTTGAAAAGTGAGTGTGCCTTTCTAAACTAAGATGTTTAGCTTACTCtcgcttttttttttactctTGCAGTTAACTGCAGAGGCTTTTGCCATTACAAGAGGCTGTCTGCCAAGGGGTGATACATCATCCGGTTTTACAGTCAAATATTACAGTTATGAATGGAATGACAGTCAAACCTTTCAAAATCGTACATATATGGGGGGGCGGCTATGCTTCTCATAACCTTTTGGGAACTAGAACCGGCGTTAATGATATTTCGATTAATTATTCTTGTGACCGTAGGTACTGTGCAAACGCAGCGCTATGGGGCACTGATTTATATGGGTTCTACACTACACCAACTAATGTCACATTAGAAATAACTGGTTATTTTTTGGCACCACAAAATGGATCATACACATTGAGTTTACCATCTATTGATGATTCCGCAATTTTAGAGTTTGGAGATGGAGCTGCATTCTCTTGTTGCAACCAGGACGCAGCTCCACTTGTGCACACTGAATTTACTATTAATGGGATTAAACCATGGGGTGGCGCGGTGGCAAGAgcatcttcaacaacaactCTGACAGCAGGTATCTACTATCCACTGAGAATTGTTTACTCCAATGCAAGAACAGACGCAAGACTATCTCTAGTTGTTACACTTCCTGATCAAACAACCGTGAGAACCTATGAAGGATTGATATACTCTTTCGCGGATTCTCCGGAACAAGAAGATTGTAGTGTGATTTATCCGGAGACCACCACCTCGTACACAGCATGGACAGGATCTTCCACAGTTACTTACTCCACTCAGACAACCGAAACCGTCGGCTCTGATGGCAGAACGACACCTGAAACAATTTATCACGTCGAGACACCTGCACTTGTGTCCACGTCGTACACAGCATGGACAGGATCTTCCACAGTTACTTACTCCACTCAGACAACTGAAACCGTTGGTTCGGATGGTCTAACGACACCGGAGACTATTTTCCATGTCGAGACACCTGCACTTGTGTCCACCTCGTACACAGCTTGGACAGGTACGTTCACAAGCACCTACGCAACATCCACTGGTATATCCACTGGCAGTGACGGTATTGTGACTACTGAAACATTCTACTACGTTGAAACACCAAGTGCTCAAACTGCTTCTACAAGTTACACAGCATGGACCGGTTCTTTCACAAGCACCTACGCAACATCCACGGAAATCTCCACTGGCAGTGACGGTGTTGTTACCACTAAGACTGTCTACTATGTCGAGACACCATCTGGAAACGCTGCAACCACAAGttacacaccatggacTGGTACGTTCACAAGCACTTACGCCACATCCACTGATGTGTTAACGGGTAGCGATGGCGTTGTTACCACTGAAACTTTCTACTATGTTGAAACTCCAGGGTCAGCTTACTATGGTAACAGTACGCAGAGTACGATTTCAAGTACAGTTTCAACCTCCAAGGAGCCAGCAAGCTTTGTCTCAAGTACGGTATCTACAACCCCGAAGAGCGCCACAAGTTCACCATCGTCGGAAACCGGAGGCGATATTAGCAGCACTAAGACAACAGTGAACTCTGACAGCTCTTCATATTTTGCCTCAACAGCCAGCCCATACACAAAGTCTGCAGCATCAATCGCCACAAGCGGTAACAGCAAGTCTGTGGTTACTACCACTGTAAATGGTATGGTGACTTCATACACTACGATATGCCCAGCTTCTGACAGTACCTCCAAGGAGTCTGTCATAACAGCTAGCTCACAATCAGGGTCTGCTGCATCAAGTGTGACAAGTGGTAACAGTAGGTCTGTGGTTACCACTACCATGAACGGTATGGTGACTTCCTACACCACGACATGCCCAGAATCCGACAGTGTCTCTTCTCAGTCAACAACCATTTCCGATAACCATTCAGAACATACTTCTAGTCCTAACGCTGCTTCAGATAGTAGTGCTACTCCTGAGAATGAAACAGCTTCCCCAGCACCAGAAAAAGCTTCAAGCAAAGGTTTTTCTGTCTATTCAACCACACAAACTCCTCAATTTACCAGTGAAGCTTCAAAAAGCGGAGCTCCAAAAGAATCGGTTGCGACGACAACATCAAAGCCAAACGGCTCGTCCAACAGTGGAAGTGAAACATACATACAGTCAACATCTGTCACAGTTCCAAGAACTACGGATTTTGCTGGCTCAACTGTGGTCTCAAACACCCTTTTGAGTGAGACCTCTGCGCCGCAGTCACCACAAACTGTTTCTCCACAGTTGAGCACTTCAACAAGAGCCCCACAATCATTGTCAACTCTTTCTGTTTACGAAGGTGTGGCCAACAGACTCAGAGCTGGTGTTCTATTTGCTCTACCACTCGCGTTCCTATAGTTTGATTGGACGGAAAatgtattattttttgagtTCCAGCTGGAATTTTTGCTCCAAGTCTTGCTTCAGAGAAATCACTTCta carries:
- a CDS encoding uncharacterized protein (possible pseudogene), whose protein sequence is MRESIFDAKYWLIIVFIIVQNFVNSGITNFNTFIIRGFGFSNFRTMLLATPQASVAMVVSLLAAAATYFIKNIRCVLICFTSAVTMTGIIMIWKISPETHRSACLAAIYICGFFNTPYVLALSLFSSNTSGDTKKAFTSFSVGVFYALGNLIGPQFFLNSESPTYQTGIKAMLAACVIMMFCASSYAILCTLENRKRDREHLEDPQNVITSIEIGEEVDRQNLTDVQNRHFRYTI
- a CDS encoding bile acid:sodium symporter family protein — translated: MMDCNKNLWIKIWNHPIVTYLKTQWFTFCLAIFIIIARFAPNFAANGGLIKAQYTIGYGAVAWIFLQSGISMKTSKLLVNMGNWRAHLVIFIMSFLITSSIIYGFCCAIKASNNHNIDEWVLVGLLVTATCPTTVASNVVLTTNAGGNELLSVCEVFLGNTLGAFITPALVQMYTRSGPFQFGNPAGAQGIAALYGRVMKQVGLTVFLPLLVGQLIQNFLPKISEAYLNFLKRYHIKIGTIMLLLVMFSSFSTAFKQGAFTSVPHVCIIFLCFFNFGVYVFFTGICFVFARPFFIPMLFPTEPIYGESSKTYYYSYKIFKPFYYCKRDSICIMFCGASKTAALGVSLITSQYANDNDNLGKLLVPLVLYQSQQVITASLFVPLLKKWCSDEQPDVVELQSREYDIENKLSKVEETATTNSMES
- the PHO89 gene encoding Pho89p, with amino-acid sequence MVLHQFDYIFAITMIFAFLDAFNIGANDVSNSFASSISSRSLKYWQAMVLAAICEFLGAVLAGARVSGTIRNNIVDASIFENDPAVLMVTMACALVGSACWLTIATSIGLPVSTTHSIVGGTIGAGIAAGGASGIIWGWSGVSQIIASWFIAPVLAGCIAAIVFVLSKLVVLDIKSLERSIKNALLLVGFLVFATFSILTMLIVWRGSPNLHLDDLSGTETAVSIILTGVVASVIYFIFFYPYYRRKVLDQDWTLKLIDILRGPVFYFKSKDGIPPMPEGHQLTIDYYEGRRGAGETLCVEDEESKAAESASSGTNHNTARKPQEDIVEEINIIRAETSAEEKMSTKQYWWSLLKQGPKKWPRLAWLLVSHGWTQDVISAQVNDKDMLSGDLQDMYKRSKFYDNRVEYVYSVLQAITAATMSFAHGANDVANATAPLSAVYEIWRTNTIAAESDVPVWVLAYAGAAIVLGCWTYGYNIIKNLGNKMILQSPSRGFSIELAAAITTVMATQLAIPTSTTQIAVGGIVAVGLCNKDLKSVNWRMVAWCYSGWFLTLPIAGLIAGILNGIILNAPRFGGVYQMT